The following proteins come from a genomic window of Aquimarina sp. MAR_2010_214:
- a CDS encoding transglycosylase domain-containing protein, with the protein MIKKIFQKKWVKWLLYAIGGSIFFSICFYASIYFGFWGKLPSKEELSSLKQAEATQVLDKDGHMIGKYYIYDRQPISYEDLPQHLIDALVATEDIRFYEHDGVDNTSLLRVFFKTILLRDKSSGGGSTITLQLAKNLFGRKKYKLFSTVINKLKESFVAKRIEDIYTKKEILTLYFNTVPFPDNTYGIESAAQKFFNKSTHQLTLSEAATLIGTLKANHSYNPRLFPERSQLRRDVVLQQMVKYEYLSAHRSNQTMSQHIIMDYQYFNHDLGLAPYFREEVKKELINILETYKKPDSTVYDIYNDGLIVHTTLNYKMQVLAEEAMKEHMQVLQNDYEKSFGNNAPWKNNKDLVNHAIKNLGIYTTYKEQGLTEAQIKDSLSVKKDIELFEWDGNITKKTSTLDSIQHYLKFLNTGMIAIEPTTGAVQAYLGGIDYRYFKYDHVSQSERQVGSTFKPFVYTTAIENGMKPCSYFSTKEITYTNLENWTPKNASEENDPYLNFTLEKALSNSVNTIAVKVLNEVGIPKVVDQVKKLGITAILSKEPAMALGTDGIKLKELAGAYASYVNESKNVKPFYISRIEDKDGHLIASFEPEIAEVPAYSAYTKQVLLEMMKSTVEQGTATRLRTTYKLKNDIAGKTGTTQDNKDGWFVGITPNLVTVTWVGNDNYNIGFKTTALGQGANTALPIFAKLYQKMNLDSTFDPITKSKFKESSKEILKDLDCKPEKRDNFLKRLFGKKKKKKEFKKNS; encoded by the coding sequence ATGATAAAGAAGATATTTCAAAAAAAATGGGTAAAATGGCTATTATATGCTATTGGTGGGTCAATTTTCTTCAGCATTTGCTTTTATGCTAGTATTTATTTTGGTTTTTGGGGTAAATTACCCAGCAAAGAAGAATTAAGTTCTTTAAAACAAGCAGAGGCTACTCAGGTCTTGGATAAAGATGGTCATATGATTGGTAAATATTACATCTATGACAGACAACCTATATCTTACGAAGATCTACCTCAGCACCTTATAGATGCACTAGTGGCTACAGAAGATATACGGTTCTACGAACATGATGGCGTAGATAACACTAGCCTGTTACGTGTGTTTTTTAAAACCATTTTGCTTAGAGATAAATCTTCGGGAGGAGGAAGTACTATAACGTTACAATTGGCAAAAAATCTCTTCGGAAGAAAAAAATATAAATTATTTAGCACCGTAATTAATAAACTAAAAGAATCTTTTGTTGCCAAAAGAATAGAAGATATCTATACAAAAAAGGAGATTCTTACACTATACTTTAATACCGTTCCGTTTCCAGACAATACCTATGGAATTGAGAGTGCTGCCCAGAAATTCTTTAATAAATCTACTCATCAATTAACACTATCAGAAGCAGCGACACTTATAGGAACATTAAAAGCCAACCATAGTTATAATCCACGACTTTTTCCTGAAAGAAGCCAGCTAAGAAGGGATGTTGTACTTCAACAGATGGTTAAATACGAGTATCTAAGCGCTCATCGATCAAATCAAACAATGAGCCAGCATATCATTATGGATTATCAGTATTTTAATCACGATCTTGGATTGGCACCTTATTTCAGAGAAGAAGTAAAAAAAGAATTGATCAACATCTTAGAAACGTATAAAAAACCAGATAGTACTGTTTATGATATCTATAATGATGGCCTGATTGTGCATACCACCTTGAATTACAAAATGCAAGTCTTAGCAGAAGAGGCTATGAAAGAACATATGCAAGTATTACAAAACGACTACGAAAAATCTTTTGGTAATAATGCCCCTTGGAAAAACAATAAAGATCTTGTCAATCATGCCATCAAAAATCTTGGGATCTATACTACATACAAAGAACAAGGGTTGACAGAAGCACAAATTAAAGATTCTCTTTCTGTAAAAAAAGACATTGAACTATTCGAATGGGATGGTAACATCACTAAAAAAACATCTACTCTGGATAGCATACAACATTATCTAAAATTTCTTAATACAGGAATGATTGCTATCGAACCAACAACGGGTGCAGTACAAGCATATCTGGGAGGGATTGATTATCGTTATTTTAAATATGACCATGTTTCGCAAAGCGAAAGACAGGTTGGATCGACCTTTAAACCATTTGTATATACTACTGCTATAGAAAATGGAATGAAGCCTTGTTCTTACTTTTCAACAAAAGAAATTACTTATACTAATTTGGAAAACTGGACACCTAAAAATGCATCAGAAGAAAATGACCCTTATCTTAATTTCACATTAGAAAAAGCATTAAGCAACTCTGTTAATACTATTGCTGTAAAAGTACTTAATGAGGTTGGTATTCCCAAAGTTGTAGATCAGGTAAAAAAACTTGGAATCACCGCTATACTATCTAAAGAACCGGCAATGGCACTAGGCACAGATGGTATTAAATTAAAAGAATTGGCAGGAGCATATGCCAGTTATGTAAATGAGAGCAAAAATGTGAAACCTTTTTATATATCAAGAATTGAGGATAAAGATGGACATTTAATTGCTTCTTTCGAACCCGAAATAGCCGAGGTTCCTGCTTATAGTGCTTACACTAAACAAGTGCTTTTAGAAATGATGAAATCTACCGTAGAACAAGGCACTGCAACCAGACTTAGGACTACCTATAAACTTAAAAATGATATTGCAGGTAAAACAGGAACTACTCAAGACAATAAGGATGGCTGGTTTGTAGGAATCACCCCAAATTTAGTGACAGTTACTTGGGTAGGAAATGACAACTACAACATTGGTTTTAAAACTACTGCTTTGGGACAAGGAGCTAATACTGCGTTACCGATTTTTGCCAAATTGTACCAAAAAATGAATCTGGATAGCACATTTGACCCTATTACAAAAAGTAAATTTAAAGAGAGCTCAAAAGAAATTTTAAAAGACTTGGATTGTAAACCCGAAAAAAGAGATAATTTCCTTAAACGTCTTTTTGGCAAAAAGAAGAAAAAGAAAGAGTTTAAGAAGAATTCTTGA
- a CDS encoding phosphatase PAP2 family protein — protein MEELIQLDKDLFLYLNNLGSPAWDGFWLFMTEKLYQIPLYMVLLVFFYKYFGIRGTVITLIVVALLITATDQLSNLFKNVLFMRPRPCRADGVAEFTRFIAERCGRHGYFSGHAASSMALAFFTGLTLRKHLKYIFPFMVVWSIIVSYSRIYLGVHYPGDIVTGMAISILLGVGAFKLHTFLVKKYG, from the coding sequence ATGGAAGAACTTATACAATTAGATAAAGATCTTTTTTTATATCTCAATAATCTGGGCTCACCTGCATGGGATGGATTTTGGTTATTCATGACAGAGAAATTATACCAAATTCCTCTCTATATGGTATTACTGGTTTTTTTCTATAAATATTTTGGAATTAGAGGTACTGTCATCACCTTGATAGTTGTTGCATTACTAATTACTGCTACCGACCAACTATCAAATCTATTCAAAAACGTACTTTTTATGAGACCACGACCATGTAGGGCAGATGGAGTGGCAGAGTTTACACGTTTTATTGCAGAACGCTGTGGGAGACATGGGTATTTTTCGGGTCATGCAGCTAGCTCCATGGCATTAGCCTTTTTTACAGGATTGACTCTACGAAAACATCTAAAATATATCTTCCCATTTATGGTAGTATGGTCAATTATTGTAAGTTATAGTAGAATCTATTTGGGAGTACACTACCCAGGAGATATAGTTACTGGTATGGCAATAAGTATTTTATTAGGAGTAGGGGCTTTTAAACTACATACATTTCTGGTAAAGAAATATGGATAA
- a CDS encoding OmpA family protein, with amino-acid sequence MRVPNSRFCLLLVVLTILVTQSSISQNFVHSKNQNLIPNPSFEATNAAIARLDMEMQNFGIIKDWKPAINSPDAYHPRLDDIRFIHKAPNFLKQFGAQEPRTGEGKVGMYIAGGPYKEGVTAKLKKPLSKGKYYYFHMYVSLGEGISNSCTSSIGSYFTARRPKITTTSRFPLNIESSKLVCNTKGWTKVCGVYRAKGTEKYISLGYFSDSPKGKSVKGGGFDTAYYFVDDVLLMEMRNTKNLTSNQVCDMALDFSPVEFLVGESEAYKEIKKALDSYIQYVTIFKVSTVKIIGHADDAGSSFENEIMSAMRASNVKKYFVEKGIDESLIEIIAAGDTMPVVTADSNLDPESNNRVEIKIE; translated from the coding sequence ATGAGAGTCCCAAATTCTAGATTTTGTCTACTGCTCGTAGTTCTTACCATATTGGTTACCCAGAGTAGTATAAGTCAAAACTTTGTTCATAGTAAAAATCAAAACCTTATTCCTAATCCTAGTTTTGAAGCTACAAATGCTGCCATTGCACGATTAGATATGGAGATGCAAAATTTTGGAATTATTAAAGATTGGAAACCTGCAATTAACTCTCCAGATGCTTACCACCCAAGGTTAGATGATATTAGATTTATTCATAAAGCACCTAATTTCTTAAAGCAATTTGGGGCACAAGAGCCTAGGACAGGAGAGGGTAAAGTAGGAATGTATATTGCTGGAGGACCTTATAAAGAAGGAGTAACAGCCAAATTAAAAAAGCCCTTATCCAAAGGTAAATATTACTATTTTCATATGTATGTTTCTTTAGGAGAAGGAATCTCAAATTCCTGTACTTCATCCATTGGATCATATTTTACAGCCAGAAGACCAAAAATAACCACCACCTCTAGATTTCCTCTAAATATAGAATCTTCAAAATTGGTATGTAATACCAAAGGATGGACTAAAGTTTGTGGAGTATATAGAGCAAAAGGGACAGAAAAATATATTTCTTTAGGGTATTTCTCAGATAGTCCAAAAGGAAAATCTGTGAAAGGAGGAGGATTTGATACAGCTTACTATTTTGTAGATGATGTTTTATTAATGGAAATGAGGAATACCAAAAATCTAACATCTAATCAGGTGTGTGATATGGCTCTTGATTTTTCGCCAGTAGAATTTTTGGTAGGTGAAAGTGAAGCATATAAAGAAATTAAAAAAGCATTAGATTCTTATATCCAATATGTAACTATTTTTAAAGTAAGCACCGTTAAAATTATTGGTCATGCAGATGATGCCGGTTCATCTTTTGAAAACGAAATCATGTCTGCAATGAGGGCAAGTAATGTGAAAAAGTATTTTGTAGAAAAAGGTATAGACGAATCCTTAATCGAAATAATAGCGGCTGGAGATACTATGCCTGTTGTTACCGCAGATTCTAATTTGGATCCAGAATCAAACAACAGAGTAGAAATTAAGATTGAATAG